The Lineus longissimus chromosome 6, tnLinLong1.2, whole genome shotgun sequence sequence TGTTATGCAGCTAAGCTTACTGTATACTATCTCTTTTCTGTTCCTTGAGGTCTGAAGGGTGGTCATGTATGGAACCCTGCCACTCTTATTCTGGTCGAAACAATGGTGCCAATACTTCAGCAATCCAGTTCTATCATGTGCAACAGAGAACAGTCCAATAGTTCTTATATTACTGGAAAAGACTGAATGAAGTCGAAGAGGAAAACATGAAACGGCGTTGAGATGGATATCTTACACCGtagggtgctgccatctggttaTAGGATGATGACCTAAACGTTTTGTCTTCACTAATCTTCTTTTGTCACTAAGACATGGATTGTCTTCAATAAAGCCCTATTGCAAGGTCAAGTAGTCTTCCAGTGCTGGTGGGTCAACACTGAAATACGTGCTAGTGACCGAGCCATTCAGACAGGTGTGGCAATTTGAAAACAAAGCCCCTACCATGTACAATTTGCCAACAGGCTGGAGGTACAGTTTCAAGTTTTTTTTGAAGTCCAAGAAAGCGAAGTTCAACACAATTTTTCCAAATTGCCATTCCACACATTCACGTACGGCACTCATGCTTTTGTTGAAAGCCCTTTGCTCGTCAGTCACAACGGCACCCCTGAATGGTGCTAGAAGCTGATCCCTGATGGGATAAGCCGGATCCCCATAGAGACACATAGGTGTGTTATCAATCAACCTGTAGTTGACCCTAACCAACTCCGCCAATAGGTTGCTCATTCTCAGCATGCCTGAATCATGTCTACGTCCCTCAACAGGACCGTAAAGATTAACGATGAGACCATTCGGAGCCACAACGGATTGGAACTTAAGACAGTGCACCCTTTTATGTCCACTAAAGCATAGCCTTTGGTTGACTGTTGGTCGGCAAATTGGCCTAGGTGTACTATCTATAAACCCCCAACAATTCCTAAGAGCAGCTCCCTTCTCGTGGACAGCATCTGCGAAGTGACGAATGGTGGCTATGGTCATCCATGGATGGGCATCCAGGCCAGTGAACTTCGTTCTAAAGCGCGAATAGACATCTTCAAGGACTGTTGTGATTATTGCGGACAAAACACTTTTGGGCCTTCCAAACTCTTTGTCTAACTCGCAAAGCCTATTTGGATAAACCAAACGTCGCAGCAGCATACGCAGCCCGTCATGACCAGTAACGATAGACCTATCAGCTGCTTTGTACACAGGTGGGATACCTAGAGCAACGACCATTTGTGTGATTTGCTCTTTCGTAAACCGAAACATTACTTTGGCTTGCTCATCTGTTATCTGATTTATGTTGAAACGATTGTAAGTTGGGTCAAAGGTTGACGATGATGGTTTCACATCTTCTAAACTATAAACAAGAAGGTCATCGTCGTCTGACAACAAGGCCGAATCTCTCAAGTTCAAATCTGCCGCCATTTTTACATCTAGACATGGATGACATCTAACGGCAAAAAACGTAACTCGCCGACATAGCCGAACCAAAAAAACGACGTTACGACAACGAGATCGAGAACGGCTCAGGCGTGACGCAATCTATCCCGGTCTCGATCTCGGAAACGACGTAGCCGAATCTCTCTAATATTTTTCTGTGGACACCCCTAACATGCCTAATAAGATTTCACGATctttcacacaggtttttgatttgacctactttcaaggtcatagaggtcaaactctTCAAATTTCATTAGGGTGGTgcatttcatcattatttggcatagactcttcaaatttggtgTGTTGATGCCTAtttggcatctctacatgttggcATAGATAAAGGtcaatttgacctacctttcagGTGTTGGTGGGACTCTAAGTCATGAAATCCAAAGTGGATCATatgatatcaagaaaccttcaatGTTCTAATGTATATCATAATTGTTTAGATCAATCTTAATATAATGCTTGAAACATTTTGACGTTGACCTGATTTCTacggtcacagagatcaaactcAAAAGATTTCCGTATAGTGGCAAGTTATGTAATTTTTTGTCCTAGCCTGTAATCGATTGTAGACGCCTCTTAATAGTAAGCATCTCTACGTATTGATTTGGGTCAATGTGATCTACTTTCAGGTgtaactaggtcaaggtcataaattCCAATGTTGGTCTATCAGTGAAACCTAGCCCTATCATTTTGTCTCCTACTAAATCATTACCaagtgagcacaatgtccccaggacatttcattaccTTTAGATGAGGAAATTGTATCTATTTTTGTGCCCTCGAACCTGTTAGTGTTACCATTTCCACAAGACCATGATTTACATGATTTACTGGAGGGCACtgtgaaaaatcattgattttgccTTTACTTGGGGACAACTTGTAGGCTTGATGTAGGcttcaggtgactgtttcaTGTCCCAGTGGTAAAATGTGTTTTAAAGTAACTCCAGGTAAAATAAAGCTAGGGGAGAGGAGGGTTAGTTGAGCCGGAGTGTAGGGGTGAGGGTTAGTTTAGCCATCACTCGTGCATGTATATTGTTTAAATGTATTGTTAGTCACCCATTTTTAAGACCGCCCACATCAGAATGGGCGGTCTTACTTGTTTTTGCTgtttttctctctctctctctctccggTTTCCAATCTGTGGTTTCCGCAAGATAACTCCAGAAATAATGCATGCTTCACTCTGAAACTTTCAGGGATTGTTGATGTATGCTATGACCAGAAACGATGAGATTATGGGCCCAATCGGATTAAAATCTGATTTTTGGCGATTTATTTAAGTTTTGATCATTAATCCATTGCTCTTCTATTATTCGCGCGGCACCCCGCCGCTTGGTGATCATCAAGGGTCATTCGCTGTGGGAAAGTAAACGATTGACCTAATAGCTTCGCGTACAAAACATCTTTGATATGTGCATGTACATACTAACATGGGGGcgaaatagtgccgatattttacggATAAAATCATCTTTCTATACGAGTTTTTGATAGTATGTTTGGCTCAGTATGTTTTGAAATAGTACATTATATGTGGGACAACATTTTGGATGCTTTATTCAGGGATGTATTGTGAACAAAACCACCAAAAGCCGATCCATCCGCCAGGAGCAGTGATCAGGCTGACAGGTTTTCGCACATGTTGGGGAAACGGTAAGTTTTGTATTCTCCGGACATTCTTTGCAAAAATGACAGGCTATTAGCGTTGAATTGCGTAAAATATAAAATGAGGGGAAGGGTGATTTCTTCAACTTGAATTCTATTAACCTTTGCATGGATGAAAGTCTGTTGTTTGTTAATTATCGAGGTTTGATttcctaaatgaaatggccagggccattgtgctcacctaacgtggaggaaagatggataaagagcatggtattgtgtcatgtagtgttaggtttgatgtaggtccaagcaattacaatttccccaaaatggccaatttacagtacattcgacctctgtgaccttgaaaagtaggtcaaatcaaagaagacccgggtgacacattgaatggttgttagaattagatgtacctatgatataaaattggtgccaattgggcaagtcattactaggaataatggcattttgaagaatttaggatttggccctctccctggaggccaaacggcaaatcagatcgcaccaaacttcagtacctgagatcatctgaccaaggggtacatgtgtacttgtgatcaatagtcattgcagttaagaaacgtgccatagttacagactgacggcgaatttacgtcatttgacctctgtgaccttgacaagaaggtcaaattaaaaacctgtgtgacatatactgtatggtggttagatgtacccatgatatcgaattggtggcaatcgggcaagaagttaaggaataatcacatttttaaggtttttggattttgccccctggtggtcaagtggtgaatcatattggaccaaacttcggtccctgagataacctgactaaggggtgaatgtgtaccaaatttggtatcaatagtcattgcagtttagaaacgtgccatcgttacatcctaacggccaatttacaccatttgacctcttgtgaccttgaaaaggaggtcaaatcaaaaacccggaatATATAtaatgcacctttgctagaagtacctaccatatttttttcaaaatttcccgactactattaagggagatattgcatattttcacttttaacgtttggccccctggtggccaaactatgaaacgaatcggaccgaaacttggtctcaaaggtgtcattacataagggtacatgtgtaccaagtttcaacttaatagctctaacagttacgaaacgtgccctgctaacggacgacggacgacgacgacgacgacgacgacgacgacgacgacgacggacgacggacgacggacgccacggtatgggataagctcacctctgctaagaggtgagctaaaaattaacTACGAAGTagagccgccattttgtttgttgTGATCGGATGGTCACTGACACTGCTttcatgatcaaataaatcGATCTTAAACTCAAatttttttcgatgaaacttcGTACGCGTTCATAGTACAGGTATCCCCGTTTAAGCAGACCAGTTTTGCGTAAATAAAAGTTCAGGAAGTGATTAAATATCGACTTGGTCCGAAGACTTGGTACTCCGCGGCACACGGTCAGGACTGGTCAGCATGATGATGCCGATGATGCAGTGGATAGGCCTACGCATATGTGCTATCATACCtactgtaggcctaggcctactgaatAATGACACTGGGCCAGATGTTGGACATGCACTTTTATGCAGAACATTAACTTTGTCGACTGTCCAAGTAGCATTAGGCCTAGCCCACCTGGTGACCTTACTTAGATAAATGTAATTGTAGGCTTGGACCATTCATTTTACCCCTCCCCCTTCCCTATAGGCTTTGGTTGGAAAGTGGCATGAAGCGAAATGAAGTATCTCCTTTCCAGTCACCCTTGTCCCcaccccccctccctccccacacacgcacacaaAGTAATGCACCCTAATCactttatttctttttttcaaatagcCAAGGTTGCAAACCTGTGTCAGGTGGCTTTTCAAAGCTCTGGCCCTGCTGTCTATCAATCAAGACAATTCTGTCAAGACATTTCTCTCAGTCTCAGGTAAGttcaattatgaaaaaaattaagcAAGGACATTGAACTTGAAGTTCATTAAAATCTGGTCATTAAATGGTAGAGTCATGGTACCgtatcattttatcaaaattccaCTGTCAAATTTGTCTGACATCGACAGAAATTTACTTCAAATTTTCATGAGATGCCTTGGCATCATTGACATCAATGAATTCCATGTTAAAATGAGGAAACTGTTCTCCAATGTGCATGGCAGAAGTCATGACATGGACGTAATAGCCTTGTAGTTGTATCCACTCGCCCACAGTAATACTAATCACTTAACTTTTTTCTTTAAATAGCCAAGGTTACAAACCTGTGTCAGCGTTTCAAGCTCAGGCCCTGCTGTCTATAAGTATCAAGACAATTCTTCCAGGTAAGTTCAATTAGAAAAAATAGCAGGGACATGCAAGTTCATTGAAAACTGGTCATTTATTACGTGTATGTAAGTGGTTGTGTTATGATACTGCCACCGTctaggtttttagctcacctgtcagcaGAGGTAAGCTTATCTCATACCGTGTTGTCtgttgtcgtcgtccgtcgtccgttagcagggcacgtttcgtaactgttagagctattgagttgaacttggtacacatgtacccttacgTAGTggcaccttggagaccaagtttcggtccagtttgattcacggtttggccactagggggccaaatgttaaaagtgaaaatatgcaaaatcactgatgcaatatctcccttaatactggtcggaaaattttgaaaaaaatatggtaggtacttctagcaaaggtacatcatcctccgggtttttgatttgacctaattttcaaggtcacagaggtcaaacttcaTTAAATCATCGTTggggtggcacgtttcgtttctattcgAGCTATAAGCTTCTAAacttgtgtggacatgtatctagtgACCCTCTAATGTACCCCTAAAATTTGGCGTGcttggacatcaaatatggccgccaggcggccatcttgaaaattgaacaaagtcaTATTACTCTGAAACCGATGATTGGATTTTAACCAACTTTCATGTGTTTATGTATCTATCTACCCTTTACATTATCCCAAATTTTCAGTAAAATCTGTCTCCTaatatggcggccatcttgaaaattattcaaagtcctattactctgaaACTGATAATTGGATTGCgatcaaatttcatgtgattatgtatctatgtactctttacTTTATCCAAAATTTTCAATGCAATCTGATGACAattatggccgccaggccgccatattgaaaattgaACGAAGTTTGGTTACTCCCTAAACTGTTGATTAGGtctcaaccaatttccatgtgacatgtacatccactgcaaatgacatgtacTGACATTAACAGAGGTAAGCACATGGTTCCTGGACCATTCATCTAAATTGTAGTATCGTACCGTATCATAGTCAAATTTTGCTAAATTTTAAAATGAGGAAACTCTTCTCCAGTGTTCATGGAAGCAGTCATGACATTGGCCATGCCGACTAATCGGCGGCTCATATCGATCCTAAAGTCCTCTCATTGCACCGCCGACATCAACGGGCGGGATAGTGATCAGGCGCACATTCATAAACgaatggccaatcaaattgcttgaAACAAAGTAATTGAACGAGGTCCTGAATTGATTTGGACATCCTCGCTTTATTATCAGGTTACTCTACTTCTATATAACACGCACAGTGCATTTGTGTCTGGTCAGCGGCCTGGAATCGCGGATGCAATAACAACTATTACAATTGAACACCTGGTCAATTATAGCTTTTAGCGCGTGTCTCTTACAGGGTCTCTTTCAACTCTTTGTGCGTAATGATAGTGTTAAGCAAATTCTTGGAGACAATAAATGATGTTGTGACAAACGTCCTGACAGCCTTGTACATTGTTGCAGGGGCCTTGTTATCGGCGTAGACATTGGCACGGGCGTAGTGATATATCTTATTTGCAGTCGCCCGACCAACACCCTTGTCGCCTCCCCCCTCCTGTCCAGTCACCTGGCAACATCCTTGTCCCCACCCCCAACAGTAATAACTAATAATAATcacttttttttcctttttccagCGCCAAGGTTGCAAACCTGTGTCACGTGACTGACGCAGGAtattacatacatacatacaaatagcatttatatagcgcaaaatccaattagaaaaattgctcagctgcgcttaacaaaaacactgttcaaatagtttggtttttaatcttcttttgaactcgctgacggtggagctgttgcgggcgttagtgtccagcgagttccataatttgctggcataaactgtaaagcttctgccaccaaatgtctcaaggcgatacctgggagtcatcattatcaatcatTTCTCACTCATCTCACTCAACCTTTAATATGCCGCCTGCCAAGAAACAAAGTGCTGCTACTCGACGTAAAATAGATAAAAAACGGAAGCGTATGGATTTGCGGTCTTCCGCATCACTTGATCAAGGTGACTCTTTGATTCAAAGTACCATCAGCATTGAATCTTCCTCCACCGACTCTGACTGTATCACAAGAAAGCAAGTGAATTATGCTAAACTTGAACTTCAGGCATCTATGCATCAGGGCTCAGACTGTTTTTCTGTTCTGTCTGCTGGTATGCAGTGTACACCAATTGCCTATGTCGCCCTTTTGTTTGCTTCCTTGAAAGATCCAACGACTTGGCTTAAGCAAGATCTTGACCGAATTTTGACACTTGGTGATTTCTTGTATCAAACTACACCTCATGTTCATGATTACATGCTTTACACTGAATTGCCCATTGCCATTGACATCAACGTTTTCTCCTGCTCAATGATCACAGAGTTCAGTTCTACAATGGCTGGCCCATTGATGGGGATCCCAGACATAGAAAGCATAGAACAAGGAGCATTATATCCCTTGAATTTGGCATTATTGAAGTCATTGTCCTCAGAATACATTGGTTGCTTACTGCTGACATGTGGTTACACTGTTGCCATATTTGCTCACGATCAAAATTATTATGTCTTTGATTCACACAGCCGAAATTTGTTGGAACAAATGACACCTGATGGAACAGCTGTCCTTCTCTCATTTTGCAGCATAGAAAATATTGTATACCACATACAGTCTCTGTATCAACAGCGAAGCAATGCTCAGTTTGATGTCATTCCATTGAAATTAGTATCTTCAGTTCAACATAGTGAAACTACATTAAATATTGCAGGTGCTTGTAATGTGCAAGCACCACCACCCAACTTACTTGATCAGTACTTCAactttcaaaataataaacaactCAAAAGACGTGAAAGCATCGAAAAAATTCATGAACAAAGTCAATGGAAGCAATGGTATCAGTCAAAACCCACTTCGTACAAAAGGATGCGAGCATTAAAACAAATAGAAAATAGGAAAATTGCTGAAAGGCGCCATTGCCATGAAgaccaacattttcaacaacagaaaCTGTATTTAGATAGAGTTAGAAAGAAACGTCGATATGATGAAGATAATGGACACAGAAAACAACAATAGTCGTCAGATAGAGATCGAAAAAAACGTCgatatgaagaagatgatgaacac is a genomic window containing:
- the LOC135489941 gene encoding uncharacterized protein LOC135489941 — protein: MAADLNLRDSALLSDDDDLLVYSLEDVKPSSSTFDPTYNRFNINQITDEQAKVMFRFTKEQITQMVVALGIPPVYKAADRSIVTGHDGLRMLLRRLVYPNRLCELDKEFGRPKSVLSAIITTVLEDVYSRFRTKFTGLDAHPWMTIATIRHFADAVHEKGAALRNCWGFIDSTPRPICRPTVNQRLCFSGHKRVHCLKFQSVVAPNGLIVNLYGPVEGRRHDSGMLRMSNLLAELVRVNYRLIDNTPMCLYGDPAYPIRDQLLAPFRGAVVTDEQRAFNKSMSAVRECVEWQFGKIVLNFAFLDFKKNLKLYLQPVGKLYMVGALFSNCHTCLNGSVTSTYFSVDPPALEDYLTLQ